A section of the Enterococcus montenegrensis genome encodes:
- a CDS encoding PTS transporter subunit EIIC — protein MNTFMEFMETRFSPIAAKIEKQKFIASIKNGMVSLIAVLIIGSFTLIITSLGNLFPDGTIIKNFFVENQELLSLPFQFTFGLLSIYAAITISYNHAKQIGAPILHSIVGAVLTTLVLNTRFIDGVLDSQFLDSRGLFVAIISSLAVVEVLKLFIVKNLSIRIKGLPEMVAATFESVVPLLKKSDPRESGWWERTLRDLVKMSSEYFKWFTLFGRKSNRYQCRVSTGTVEILFVRII, from the coding sequence ATGAATACATTTATGGAGTTTATGGAGACGAGGTTTTCTCCAATTGCTGCAAAAATTGAAAAGCAGAAATTTATTGCCTCAATAAAAAATGGCATGGTATCACTCATTGCTGTATTAATCATTGGTTCGTTTACGTTAATTATAACCTCACTAGGCAATTTGTTTCCGGATGGAACGATTATTAAGAATTTTTTTGTGGAGAATCAAGAATTACTTTCTTTACCATTTCAGTTTACCTTTGGTCTTTTGTCAATTTATGCCGCTATAACGATTTCTTACAATCATGCAAAACAAATTGGAGCACCTATTTTGCACAGCATAGTAGGAGCAGTACTTACCACGTTGGTTTTAAATACAAGATTTATAGATGGTGTTTTAGATAGCCAATTTTTAGACTCCAGAGGTCTTTTTGTTGCGATTATTTCATCTCTTGCTGTAGTAGAGGTCTTAAAACTATTTATTGTGAAAAATTTAAGTATTAGAATAAAGGGTTTACCAGAAATGGTTGCTGCAACATTTGAGTCTGTAGTACCTCTTCTTAAAAAGAGTGATCCAAGAGAGTCCGGTTGGTGGGAAAGGACATTGCGCGATTTAGTGAAGATGAGCTCTGAGTATTTCAAATGGTTTACGCTATTTGGACGGAAAAGCAATCGTTATCAATGCCGGGTATCAACAGGTACCGTTGAGATATTATTTGTGAGGATAATATGA
- a CDS encoding PTS sugar transporter subunit IIB, whose translation MREVAASSKALQTTDVKIEAHPAGELREFIEYFDVVMLGPQIKHQLAELTKLANQYNKPIAVIDSKDYGRIDGGNILKAAILLSLNAQKETI comes from the coding sequence ATGCGAGAAGTTGCAGCCTCTTCTAAAGCATTGCAAACAACAGACGTAAAAATTGAGGCACATCCTGCAGGAGAATTAAGAGAATTTATAGAATACTTTGATGTAGTTATGCTTGGTCCTCAGATCAAACATCAGTTAGCAGAGTTAACAAAGCTTGCGAATCAATATAATAAACCTATTGCTGTAATTGATTCTAAGGACTATGGTCGCATCGATGGAGGGAATATTTTAAAGGCTGCAATTCTTCTGAGCCTGAATGCGCAAAAAGAGACAATTTAA
- a CDS encoding PTS lactose/cellobiose transporter subunit IIA, whose product MKSEEISFSLISLAGDAMSKLLEANEASLNGDQEEYSNLMSEATQLMNEAHNEQTKLLVTEAQGGEVDVNVLLIHAQDTLMNTILAETFIKQLSKMNLKIKELEEEIKYLEKRHLFMKWRSNDEIRKITCTFSLQSWIFNWNYGDKNARSCSLF is encoded by the coding sequence ATGAAGTCAGAAGAGATTTCTTTTAGTTTAATTTCTTTAGCAGGAGATGCAATGAGTAAGTTACTGGAGGCAAATGAAGCTTCTTTAAATGGAGATCAAGAAGAGTATTCCAATCTCATGTCAGAGGCTACACAGTTGATGAATGAGGCACATAATGAGCAGACAAAGTTATTGGTAACAGAAGCCCAGGGTGGAGAAGTAGATGTTAATGTTTTGTTGATTCATGCACAAGATACTTTAATGAATACAATTTTAGCAGAGACGTTTATAAAACAATTATCAAAGATGAATTTAAAAATTAAAGAATTAGAAGAGGAAATCAAATATTTAGAAAAAAGACATTTATTTATGAAATGGAGGAGTAATGATGAAATTAGAAAAATTACATGTACTTTTAGTTTGCAATCTTGGATATTCAACTGGAATTATGGTGACAAAAATGCGAGAAGTTGCAGCCTCTTCTAA
- a CDS encoding BglG family transcription antiterminator gives MKINSTDIGILRYLINTDDLTSFKDLSDYFSISDRTARYHIEKINRFLFEKNLPSLEFIKRKGIALTEKSKVEEVLAHFEQFIDLETYQYSAKECINFITLKLLVAEEYLSSSTFENILNLSRPTFRKYLSMIVKFMNQENVQIIKSKNGKYLLKGQETKIEQLIYKILIDNLDINEIINYLKNGDTFSRRGELLLFNTFNYCLVEEIVMVVDNVESSGITQYTDYEYLSLFVHHYCQLSSLSLHILQNTGNSKKDEKIPPSFIKDLIRNVEKQFDVKLSNNNPAFEKMLQEHLKNLDIRISMNEEVINPIYESFMHEHGSFVNELKRIISQTGSDLKISNQELSLIAIYFVSEIERVRALQTNGPKILVVCPEGRIVSNVISNRLRELFFTGKVTVSSVRNINDSLFSEYDFVITTVGLSDIYKNHNVIQVSPELNQADLKNISEYLPWKFKKDKDSIKYFGEVMNAISRNCIVKDWSQLEFEIIDILTKKVKTRFTETVNVDFSKESIQLLPEAKTWEVAIDKATEHLMEINAITKQYREKIKLNTREFGPYMIVAPGIFFAHAGPEDGCNFNAISLTKFQKGIKFIPDQEEPVDIILTLAFKDIETNLVLENTLSFSKDKQKIAELRTIDSREELYQFLKINFLG, from the coding sequence GTGAAGATAAATAGCACTGATATAGGAATTTTAAGATACTTAATAAATACTGATGATCTAACATCTTTTAAAGATTTATCAGATTATTTTTCTATCTCAGACAGAACAGCAAGATATCATATCGAAAAAATTAATCGCTTTTTGTTCGAAAAAAATCTACCTTCTTTAGAATTTATAAAAAGAAAGGGGATAGCATTAACAGAAAAATCTAAGGTGGAAGAAGTACTTGCTCATTTTGAGCAATTTATAGATTTAGAAACATATCAATATTCAGCAAAAGAATGTATAAATTTTATTACTTTAAAACTTTTAGTTGCGGAGGAATATCTTTCTAGTTCAACATTCGAAAATATCTTAAATTTATCTAGACCAACATTTCGAAAATATCTAAGTATGATAGTTAAGTTTATGAACCAAGAAAATGTTCAAATTATAAAATCAAAAAATGGAAAGTACTTATTAAAAGGGCAAGAGACCAAGATAGAGCAATTAATTTATAAAATATTAATTGATAATCTAGATATCAATGAAATTATAAATTATTTAAAAAACGGGGATACGTTTAGCCGTAGAGGAGAACTACTACTCTTTAATACATTTAATTATTGTCTTGTAGAAGAAATCGTTATGGTGGTGGATAATGTTGAATCTTCAGGTATTACTCAATATACAGATTACGAGTATTTGAGCCTTTTCGTCCATCATTATTGCCAATTGAGCAGTCTATCTTTACATATCCTGCAGAATACTGGAAATAGTAAAAAAGATGAAAAAATACCACCTAGCTTTATCAAGGACTTAATAAGGAACGTTGAAAAACAGTTCGATGTAAAATTGAGCAACAATAATCCGGCTTTTGAAAAGATGTTACAAGAACATTTGAAAAATCTAGATATTAGAATTTCAATGAATGAGGAAGTTATTAATCCTATTTATGAATCTTTTATGCATGAACACGGGAGTTTTGTTAATGAACTCAAAAGAATTATTTCGCAAACTGGGTCAGATTTAAAAATATCAAATCAAGAACTTTCGTTGATTGCGATTTACTTTGTTTCTGAAATAGAGAGAGTGAGAGCGTTACAAACGAATGGCCCTAAGATTTTAGTTGTGTGTCCCGAAGGAAGGATAGTTTCAAATGTAATTTCTAATCGTTTGAGAGAATTATTCTTTACTGGAAAAGTAACTGTATCTTCAGTCCGAAATATCAATGATAGTCTTTTTTCTGAATATGATTTTGTTATTACTACCGTAGGATTATCTGATATATATAAGAATCATAATGTGATTCAGGTATCTCCAGAGCTTAATCAGGCTGATTTGAAGAATATCTCGGAATACTTGCCTTGGAAGTTTAAAAAAGATAAAGACAGCATCAAGTATTTTGGAGAAGTGATGAACGCTATTTCAAGAAACTGTATAGTTAAAGATTGGTCACAACTTGAATTTGAGATTATTGATATTCTGACAAAAAAAGTGAAAACAAGATTTACAGAGACTGTAAATGTAGATTTTAGTAAAGAGTCAATACAATTACTTCCAGAGGCTAAAACATGGGAAGTTGCTATAGATAAAGCTACTGAACATCTTATGGAAATTAATGCAATTACAAAACAGTATCGTGAAAAAATTAAATTAAATACCAGAGAATTTGGTCCTTATATGATTGTGGCACCGGGAATATTTTTCGCACATGCGGGGCCAGAAGATGGATGTAATTTTAATGCAATTTCACTAACAAAATTTCAAAAGGGAATCAAATTTATTCCAGATCAAGAAGAACCAGTAGATATTATTTTGACTTTAGCATTTAAGGATATTGAGACAAATTTAGTATTAGAGAACACTTTGAGCTTTTCAAAAGATAAACAAAAAATTGCTGAATTGAGAACAATTGATTCCAGAGAAGAATTATATCAATTTTTAAAAATAAATTTTTTAGGATAA
- a CDS encoding class II aldolase/adducin family protein has translation MSDGRMLFERERQDMADIVRLIFTRKLTNVAGGNFSFLAEKDGQKYIIMTPTMMSEAYLGNLTAAQILVVDLQTREIVSGVGSLTREINMHQAVYKTNEKIKAVLHAHAPNAMFWATSGLPMPNLTEATQKVGPVPVMHFAPNCSEELAEITSTYIRENDLPVPHMLLLDSHGVLINATGDDGLMAIHKALSILDTVEWNAEIAYKQTIFQALGIMDSYHSKGEDIADVADLKAKEAIYNRAKIAAGGD, from the coding sequence ATGTCTGATGGACGCATGCTTTTTGAACGAGAACGACAAGATATGGCGGATATTGTTCGCCTCATCTTTACACGTAAACTAACCAACGTAGCGGGCGGAAATTTTTCTTTTCTAGCTGAAAAAGATGGGCAAAAATATATTATTATGACACCGACGATGATGTCAGAAGCTTACTTGGGTAATTTAACCGCTGCTCAAATTTTAGTAGTTGATCTCCAAACGCGAGAAATTGTCAGTGGGGTTGGCAGTTTAACACGAGAGATCAATATGCACCAAGCTGTCTATAAAACAAATGAAAAAATAAAAGCAGTTCTTCATGCCCACGCACCAAATGCTATGTTTTGGGCTACCAGCGGTTTGCCAATGCCAAACTTAACCGAAGCAACGCAAAAAGTTGGCCCGGTACCAGTTATGCATTTTGCACCAAACTGTTCCGAAGAATTAGCTGAGATCACCAGCACGTACATTCGAGAAAATGATTTGCCTGTTCCGCACATGTTATTGTTAGATAGTCATGGCGTATTGATTAATGCGACTGGAGATGATGGTTTGATGGCAATTCATAAAGCGCTATCGATTCTAGATACCGTAGAGTGGAACGCTGAGATTGCCTATAAACAAACAATTTTCCAAGCGTTAGGCATTATGGACAGCTACCATTCCAAAGGCGAAGATATCGCTGACGTTGCTGACTTAAAAGCAAAAGAAGCCATTTATAATCGCGCTAAAATTGCTGCTGGTGGCGATTAA
- a CDS encoding PTS galactitol transporter subunit IIC: MEIFQRVVQAILDLGSAIFVPLIILLLGLLAGMKLKKAFMSAITLGIAFTGMSMVIGFMSNAVSPASEAMAENTGINLPALDMGWTGAASITWSWSYAFVFFAVTIGVNFLMLVLKLTKTLNVDMWNVWGKALTAYLVYFVSGSLVAGFITAIIQVILELKLGDMFQRHIQDLTGIPLVTVTHFMTSSAIVLLPFNMLMDKIPFFNRKADANALKAKLGIFSENSVMGFIIGLALGFAASYGVSGSLNLAIQVATAMALFPMISKMFMQALSPLADAMSEFMKNKFKDREVYIGLDWPILAGRSEIWVTAILLVPVFIGYAMFLPGNTVLPLAGIINYAIAVGGLLLTGGNLARMLVLGVITLPIYLYTATWLAPILSGLAAKTGAVEGFKEGQLITWSSIEGAEFRVLFAEAFNKNIYAIAGIVIFLGLFVLLNRYMNQAKVPSQRYEEKKTEKLATKTA; the protein is encoded by the coding sequence ATGGAAATCTTTCAACGGGTTGTTCAAGCTATTTTAGATCTTGGCTCTGCAATTTTTGTTCCATTAATTATTTTATTATTGGGCCTTTTAGCGGGAATGAAGCTGAAAAAAGCCTTTATGTCAGCAATCACTTTGGGAATTGCCTTTACGGGCATGTCGATGGTCATCGGTTTTATGTCAAATGCAGTTAGTCCAGCGTCTGAAGCAATGGCAGAAAATACCGGTATTAATTTACCAGCTTTAGATATGGGCTGGACGGGTGCTGCCAGCATTACCTGGTCTTGGTCCTATGCCTTTGTCTTTTTCGCGGTGACAATCGGGGTCAATTTCTTAATGTTAGTTTTAAAATTAACCAAAACACTAAACGTTGATATGTGGAATGTTTGGGGAAAAGCCTTGACGGCGTATTTGGTTTACTTTGTTTCAGGTAGTTTAGTAGCTGGTTTTATTACAGCCATCATTCAGGTCATTTTAGAATTAAAATTAGGCGATATGTTCCAACGACATATTCAAGATTTAACTGGGATTCCTTTGGTAACAGTTACGCATTTTATGACTTCTTCTGCGATTGTCTTGTTACCTTTTAACATGTTGATGGACAAGATTCCTTTCTTTAACCGCAAAGCAGATGCCAATGCATTAAAAGCAAAATTGGGTATTTTCTCAGAGAACTCTGTTATGGGCTTTATTATTGGTTTAGCATTAGGTTTTGCCGCTTCTTATGGTGTTTCAGGTTCCTTGAATTTAGCGATTCAAGTAGCAACGGCCATGGCGTTATTTCCAATGATTTCTAAAATGTTCATGCAGGCGTTATCACCACTAGCAGACGCAATGTCAGAATTCATGAAAAATAAATTCAAGGATCGCGAAGTCTATATCGGATTAGATTGGCCAATTTTAGCGGGTCGTTCTGAAATTTGGGTAACGGCTATTTTACTCGTACCAGTATTTATCGGTTATGCAATGTTCTTACCAGGCAATACTGTATTGCCGCTAGCTGGTATTATTAACTACGCAATTGCTGTTGGCGGGTTACTTTTAACTGGCGGAAATTTAGCGCGGATGTTGGTTTTAGGTGTGATTACATTGCCAATTTATTTATATACTGCGACTTGGTTAGCACCGATTTTAAGTGGTTTAGCAGCTAAAACTGGTGCAGTTGAAGGTTTTAAAGAAGGTCAGTTAATCACGTGGTCTTCTATTGAAGGGGCAGAATTTAGAGTTTTATTTGCCGAAGCCTTTAATAAAAATATTTATGCGATTGCCGGTATCGTGATTTTCTTAGGACTATTCGTATTGTTGAATCGCTATATGAATCAAGCCAAAGTCCCAAGTCAACGCTATGAAGAAAAGAAAACAGAAAAACTAGCAACCAAAACGGCTTAA
- a CDS encoding PTS sugar transporter subunit IIB translates to MKRKLIVACGSGVATSQTIASKIANKFEDDGIDFQVEAVDYKSIANELPQAGIYVYIAQPDSEVLSKADELGVKVFPGIPFLTGMGADEIYDQITALAK, encoded by the coding sequence ATGAAAAGAAAATTAATTGTAGCTTGCGGCAGCGGGGTTGCTACTAGTCAAACGATTGCGAGTAAAATTGCCAACAAATTTGAAGATGACGGAATTGATTTTCAAGTTGAAGCAGTGGATTATAAATCAATCGCAAATGAACTACCACAAGCGGGAATTTACGTGTATATCGCGCAACCAGATAGCGAAGTCTTGTCTAAAGCAGATGAATTAGGCGTGAAAGTTTTTCCTGGTATTCCATTTTTAACAGGCATGGGTGCTGACGAAATTTACGATCAAATTACAGCATTGGCGAAATAG
- a CDS encoding PTS sugar transporter subunit IIA, whose protein sequence is MDYKSMFSPKLIDLSVVATTEADVFKIVADKLLEAGMVNEDYFAGITKREENFPTGLVTQHLNIALPHADPEFVKEAFVFICRLQSPVTCRQMGDNREMEVENLFFLGIKDGKNQVGLLQVFMNLFMDEEFVQQFLAIDCQETMYQFFIQSIES, encoded by the coding sequence ATGGACTATAAATCGATGTTTAGTCCTAAGTTAATTGATTTGTCAGTCGTAGCTACAACAGAAGCAGACGTGTTTAAAATTGTAGCAGATAAGCTTTTAGAAGCAGGTATGGTGAATGAGGATTATTTTGCTGGTATTACAAAACGGGAAGAAAACTTTCCCACTGGGTTGGTCACCCAACATTTGAATATTGCATTGCCTCATGCAGATCCAGAATTTGTTAAAGAAGCTTTTGTTTTTATTTGTCGTTTGCAGTCTCCTGTAACATGCCGGCAAATGGGAGATAACCGAGAAATGGAAGTTGAGAATTTATTCTTTTTAGGAATTAAAGATGGAAAAAATCAGGTTGGTTTGTTACAAGTCTTTATGAATTTATTTATGGATGAAGAGTTTGTTCAGCAATTCTTGGCAATTGACTGTCAAGAGACAATGTATCAATTTTTCATTCAAAGTATTGAATCTTAG
- a CDS encoding DeoR/GlpR family DNA-binding transcription regulator, translating to MLKQERQQKILELIQQHTYLSISDIASRLDVSEMTIRRDVTELAKQKKLNKLYGGAQKLDVLNKELSTDEKITTNVEQKKYIGKLMNNLIHDNAIIFVGAGTTIFHALSEITRKNLFVITNSLISFNYLKDNTDYRILLTGGEFINTTEEFIGEVAKRSFETLNIDYAFIATNGIFENNITTAQYEEGDIQNAAIAKAKISCVVADSSKLGVSDVYTFQHMDQMDYLITDDHITNEWVHHYSQYTQILKEEPE from the coding sequence ATGCTTAAACAAGAACGACAACAAAAAATCTTGGAACTAATCCAACAACATACGTACTTAAGTATTTCTGACATCGCATCACGACTAGACGTTTCTGAAATGACCATTCGCCGAGACGTCACGGAATTAGCGAAACAAAAGAAATTAAATAAACTTTATGGCGGCGCTCAAAAATTAGATGTCTTAAATAAAGAACTTTCTACTGATGAAAAAATCACGACAAATGTTGAACAAAAAAAATACATTGGCAAATTAATGAACAATCTTATTCATGATAATGCCATCATCTTTGTTGGGGCTGGGACAACCATTTTTCACGCACTATCAGAAATTACCCGCAAAAATCTTTTTGTGATTACCAATAGTTTGATTTCCTTTAATTATTTGAAAGATAATACCGACTACCGCATTTTATTGACTGGTGGCGAGTTTATTAATACGACCGAGGAATTTATCGGTGAAGTTGCCAAGCGCTCTTTTGAAACACTCAACATCGACTATGCGTTTATTGCAACGAATGGCATTTTTGAAAACAACATTACCACGGCCCAGTATGAAGAAGGAGATATCCAAAATGCGGCCATTGCCAAAGCGAAAATTTCTTGCGTCGTAGCGGATAGTTCAAAACTAGGGGTTTCTGATGTCTATACTTTCCAACATATGGATCAAATGGACTATTTGATTACCGATGATCACATTACCAATGAATGGGTACACCATTATAGTCAATATACCCAGATTCTTAAGGAGGAACCTGAATGA
- a CDS encoding 1-phosphofructokinase family hexose kinase, producing MIITITMNPSLDYSYTIPHFALGATNRFATPVQSVGGKGINAGRTAALSGSDVLITGFLAGDQGQLVAKYLQKEELFKIAMQETTGQTRHAISITHDAGNHTEIVEEGPLITDNQALALIKKLKDYVAREDVQLICISGSINSKNEHIYLDMLKKIRTEISTTLPVFMDVSGKQLHNLLASDSYKPSFIKPNIPELAEILGNSLTTKEEAFYELQNPLFEGIDYVMISCGSQGALCKMKDELYDIEIPKIPVRNTTGSGDASVGGFMHGVVSGFCPEEILKYSMACGMSNAQHGEVGFIDANKVSEFMGQIKVRKIQAEECIA from the coding sequence ATGATTATTACAATTACCATGAACCCATCACTGGACTATTCTTATACAATTCCCCATTTTGCTTTAGGTGCGACAAATCGTTTTGCTACCCCCGTCCAATCTGTTGGCGGCAAAGGCATTAACGCCGGCCGTACCGCAGCTCTTTCGGGTAGCGACGTCTTAATAACCGGTTTTTTAGCTGGTGATCAAGGCCAACTGGTGGCAAAATATTTACAAAAAGAAGAGCTCTTCAAAATTGCCATGCAAGAAACCACCGGCCAAACACGTCACGCGATTTCTATCACGCACGATGCGGGAAACCACACTGAAATTGTTGAAGAAGGTCCTCTTATTACCGATAACCAAGCGCTCGCATTAATCAAAAAATTAAAAGATTATGTTGCCCGTGAAGATGTCCAATTGATTTGTATCTCTGGGTCGATCAACTCAAAAAATGAACACATCTACTTAGACATGCTTAAAAAAATTCGCACAGAAATCAGTACCACTTTACCTGTTTTCATGGATGTTTCCGGCAAACAGCTGCATAATCTACTGGCTTCTGATAGTTACAAGCCCTCTTTTATTAAGCCCAACATTCCTGAGTTGGCCGAAATTTTAGGTAATTCTTTAACCACGAAAGAAGAAGCTTTCTACGAATTACAAAATCCTTTATTTGAAGGCATTGATTATGTCATGATTTCTTGTGGTTCACAGGGTGCTTTATGTAAGATGAAAGACGAACTTTATGATATTGAAATTCCCAAAATCCCCGTACGTAATACCACCGGATCGGGTGATGCCAGTGTAGGTGGCTTCATGCATGGGGTTGTCAGCGGTTTTTGCCCTGAAGAAATATTAAAATATTCAATGGCTTGTGGTATGTCGAATGCCCAACATGGTGAAGTTGGTTTCATTGACGCCAATAAAGTTAGTGAATTTATGGGACAAATTAAAGTCCGCAAAATTCAAGCCGAAGAATGTATCGCGTAA
- a CDS encoding class I SAM-dependent methyltransferase, with protein MNYFEKNKQAWEEAFEHRHKNWGDDNYRRLLTEELPFFDENVVKELKKIEFKEKNIAQFCCNNGRELLSLMSLGANSGVGFDIADNILAQAKNTAEKANIKNCEFVTGNILDISHAYHGQFDFIFFTIGAITWFEDLEVLFKKVTACLKADGVLLIHDFHPFMNMLALPGEEDFNEEIKQVSYSYFRAEPWIETEGMGYMSENYSSKEFISFSHTMAAIVTSLAKNNLKITKLEEFDYDVGLSDVYDKQGFPLSFLVTAQKIS; from the coding sequence ATGAATTATTTTGAGAAAAATAAACAAGCCTGGGAAGAGGCTTTTGAACACCGCCACAAAAATTGGGGCGACGATAATTATCGTCGTTTATTGACAGAAGAGTTGCCATTTTTTGATGAGAACGTCGTCAAGGAATTAAAAAAAATTGAGTTTAAAGAAAAAAATATTGCCCAATTTTGCTGTAATAATGGGCGGGAATTGCTGTCTTTAATGTCTTTGGGTGCAAATTCTGGTGTTGGCTTTGATATTGCTGATAATATTTTAGCTCAGGCAAAAAACACGGCTGAAAAAGCGAATATTAAAAACTGTGAGTTTGTAACAGGGAATATTCTCGACATCTCACATGCTTACCATGGGCAATTTGATTTCATCTTTTTTACGATTGGGGCAATTACTTGGTTTGAAGATTTAGAAGTCCTTTTTAAGAAAGTCACAGCTTGTTTAAAAGCTGATGGTGTACTGCTTATCCACGATTTTCATCCCTTTATGAACATGCTTGCTTTGCCAGGAGAAGAAGATTTTAATGAGGAGATAAAGCAGGTGAGCTATTCTTATTTTAGAGCAGAACCTTGGATTGAAACTGAGGGCATGGGCTATATGTCAGAAAACTATTCCTCTAAAGAATTTATCAGTTTCTCTCATACCATGGCAGCAATTGTAACGAGCCTGGCAAAAAACAACTTGAAAATAACAAAATTAGAAGAATTTGATTACGATGTTGGCTTGAGTGATGTCTATGATAAACAAGGTTTTCCTTTATCATTTTTAGTAACCGCCCAAAAAATTTCGTGA
- a CDS encoding helix-turn-helix domain-containing protein: protein MTSVGSNIRHYRQLHHLSQNDLANELHISRQTISKWERGVSQPTIEYLLGLSEFFQITIDELIKAEPELIKEEETLMKKAVFLVSSYTASGDSQWGKEAKDYGTRNFLANLSQMYPMYEWRAAKPSELAAILAEEKIGMIMLAPTVTPKIKEVEAQYPGKMKIIAPGEYAKISMNFILER from the coding sequence ATGACGTCTGTTGGATCAAATATTAGGCACTACCGCCAGCTGCATCATTTGAGTCAAAATGATTTGGCAAATGAATTGCATATTAGCCGCCAAACGATTTCCAAGTGGGAACGCGGCGTCAGTCAACCAACGATTGAGTATTTGTTGGGACTGTCTGAATTCTTCCAAATTACAATTGATGAATTGATCAAAGCTGAGCCAGAATTAATCAAAGAGGAGGAAACACTCATGAAAAAAGCAGTATTTCTTGTTAGTAGCTATACCGCATCTGGTGATAGTCAATGGGGAAAAGAAGCAAAAGATTACGGTACTAGAAACTTTCTTGCCAATCTTAGCCAAATGTATCCCATGTATGAATGGCGCGCAGCTAAACCAAGTGAACTGGCCGCTATTTTGGCAGAAGAAAAAATTGGCATGATCATGCTGGCACCGACCGTTACACCGAAAATAAAAGAAGTTGAAGCACAATATCCCGGGAAAATGAAGATTATTGCTCCTGGGGAATACGCTAAAATTTCCATGAATTTTATTTTGGAAAGATAG
- a CDS encoding YdeI/OmpD-associated family protein: MDRKLTFSKREDFRQWLVENCETSEGVWLLFGKKGGLQTLKAAEALEEALCYGWIDGKMQKINETTYKKYFSQRRRNSKWSEKNKKLVQRLEERALMTDFGRQKISEAKENGQWDLEQTTAITADQVVELTETLVKYEPAYTNFYKMSPSVKKLTRVLTLMQKQQKDNKVALPGW, encoded by the coding sequence ATGGACAGAAAATTGACGTTTTCTAAGCGTGAAGATTTTCGGCAGTGGTTGGTAGAAAATTGTGAAACAAGTGAGGGTGTTTGGCTACTATTTGGCAAAAAAGGAGGTCTTCAGACACTAAAAGCGGCAGAAGCTTTGGAAGAGGCACTTTGTTATGGCTGGATTGATGGGAAAATGCAAAAAATCAATGAAACAACCTACAAAAAATATTTTAGTCAACGTAGAAGAAACAGCAAATGGTCTGAAAAGAATAAAAAGTTGGTTCAAAGATTGGAAGAACGGGCATTGATGACAGACTTTGGACGCCAAAAAATTTCTGAAGCAAAAGAAAATGGGCAATGGGATCTTGAACAGACAACAGCGATAACAGCCGATCAGGTAGTAGAACTTACTGAAACTCTCGTTAAATATGAACCAGCCTATACAAATTTTTATAAGATGTCGCCATCGGTAAAAAAACTTACGCGCGTGCTTACTTTGATGCAAAAACAACAAAAGGACAACAAAGTCGCCTTACCTGGATGGTGA
- a CDS encoding DUF1697 domain-containing protein, with protein sequence MQRYITLLRGINVGGKNKIAMPALKAGFETLNFQDVVTYINSGNIIFSTENNDPKALSDQIKTMIKNHFDLEITVFTILQAELSEILANAPTWWQNTDKKNYDNLVFLIPPVTLAEFYQAVGGLNEDLEQAADYRDAIFWSYVRKDYRKSNWWSKTANKKIKDQITIRTANTVRKIVTL encoded by the coding sequence GTGCAGCGCTATATCACATTATTAAGAGGAATCAATGTCGGGGGCAAAAATAAAATTGCCATGCCAGCGTTAAAAGCCGGCTTTGAAACCTTGAACTTTCAAGACGTTGTCACATATATCAATAGTGGCAACATTATATTTTCAACTGAAAATAATGACCCAAAGGCACTTTCGGATCAAATAAAAACCATGATAAAGAATCATTTTGATCTGGAGATAACGGTCTTTACAATTTTGCAAGCAGAGCTTTCGGAAATTTTGGCTAATGCACCAACATGGTGGCAAAATACGGATAAAAAAAATTATGATAATTTAGTTTTTCTTATCCCGCCAGTCACCCTAGCAGAATTTTATCAAGCTGTGGGTGGGCTAAATGAAGATTTAGAACAGGCCGCAGATTATCGTGATGCTATTTTCTGGTCTTATGTGCGCAAAGATTATCGCAAATCAAATTGGTGGTCCAAAACAGCTAATAAAAAAATAAAAGATCAGATTACCATTCGCACTGCCAACACGGTACGCAAAATTGTAACTTTGTAA